Proteins encoded within one genomic window of Myxococcus virescens:
- a CDS encoding AHH domain-containing protein — translation MPAISRCVPLRPFGSEPKEWPQHLDLPPCEYCGGPWHTLARRWGDHLGNPTELRGNILAGRKSKEHPWYTGRWSIAAHHLICSEAMADDEQWARFCRDFGYDINRRENGVMLPMVMTVACELHVPIHIGPHSGGWAFDMDLAYPEAVKRLLAHVAQVAAGGAFCPNPAGLTAELDDVSQLILRKVAAGQWTLTTDGLDYQPGGSGCAGVESIQDKPRRACPRGRKHGTRHGDTGAALARRPLQVGE, via the coding sequence ATGCCCGCCATCTCTCGTTGCGTACCTCTTCGGCCGTTCGGTTCCGAGCCCAAGGAATGGCCGCAGCATTTGGACTTGCCACCTTGCGAGTACTGCGGGGGGCCGTGGCACACGCTCGCAAGGCGATGGGGCGACCACCTGGGGAACCCCACCGAGTTACGTGGGAACATCCTCGCGGGCCGCAAATCGAAGGAGCACCCCTGGTATACAGGGCGCTGGTCCATCGCGGCTCACCACCTCATCTGCTCGGAGGCCATGGCGGATGACGAACAGTGGGCACGCTTCTGCCGTGACTTCGGCTACGACATCAACCGGCGCGAGAATGGCGTCATGCTGCCCATGGTCATGACTGTGGCGTGCGAGCTCCATGTCCCCATCCACATCGGTCCCCACTCGGGTGGGTGGGCCTTCGACATGGACTTGGCCTATCCGGAAGCGGTCAAGCGGTTGCTTGCGCACGTTGCGCAGGTGGCTGCTGGTGGCGCCTTCTGCCCCAACCCCGCCGGGCTGACGGCTGAGTTGGACGATGTGAGCCAATTGATTCTTCGGAAGGTGGCTGCTGGCCAATGGACGCTCACGACCGATGGGCTGGACTACCAACCTGGGGGGAGCGGCTGTGCTGGAGTTGAGAGCATCCAGGACAAGCCGCGACGCGCGTGTCCGCGCGGCCGAAAGCATGGAACACGTCATGGTGACACCGGTGCCGCGCTGGCGCGGCGTCCTCTCCAGGTGGGGGAGTAG